From Camelus dromedarius isolate mCamDro1 chromosome 2, mCamDro1.pat, whole genome shotgun sequence, one genomic window encodes:
- the CEP19 gene encoding centrosomal protein of 19 kDa isoform X1 — translation MLFLYFSMVYVRMMCTAKKCGVRFQPPAIILIYENEMKGKNRQRIMPVRNFSKFSDCGRAAEQLKNNPRHKGYLEQVSLRQLEKLFSFLRGYLLGQSLAETMEQIQRETTIDPEEDLNKLDDKELAKRKSIMDELFEKNQKKKDDPNFVYDIEVDFPQDEQLQSCGWDTESADEF, via the exons ATGCTCTTTCTGTACTTCTCTATGG TGTATGTGAGAATGATGTGCACTGCCAAGAAATGTGGAGTTAGGTTCCAGCCTCCGGCTATTATCTTAATCTATGAGaatgaaatgaaggggaaaaatcGCCAGCGCATCATGCCAGTCCGAAACTTTTCAAAGTTTTCAG ATTGTGGCAGAGCTGCTGAACAACTAAAGAATAATCCGCGACACAAGGGCTACCTGGAACAAGTATCCCTGAGGCAGCTAGAGAAGTTATTCAGTTTTTTACGAGGTTACTTGTTGGGGCAGAGTTTGGCAGAAACAATGGAACAAATTCAGCGGGAAACAACCATTGATCCTGAGGAAGACCTGAACAAACTAGATGACAAGGAACTTGCCAAAAGGAAGAGCATCATGGATGAACTTtttgagaaaaatcagaagaagaaGGATGATCCAAATTTTGTTTATGACATTGAAGTTGATTTCCCACAGGATGAACAACTGCAGTCCTGTGGCTGGGACACAGAGTCAGCTGACGAATTCTGa
- the CEP19 gene encoding centrosomal protein of 19 kDa isoform X3 encodes MLFLYFSMDCGRAAEQLKNNPRHKGYLEQVSLRQLEKLFSFLRGYLLGQSLAETMEQIQRETTIDPEEDLNKLDDKELAKRKSIMDELFEKNQKKKDDPNFVYDIEVDFPQDEQLQSCGWDTESADEF; translated from the exons ATGCTCTTTCTGTACTTCTCTATGG ATTGTGGCAGAGCTGCTGAACAACTAAAGAATAATCCGCGACACAAGGGCTACCTGGAACAAGTATCCCTGAGGCAGCTAGAGAAGTTATTCAGTTTTTTACGAGGTTACTTGTTGGGGCAGAGTTTGGCAGAAACAATGGAACAAATTCAGCGGGAAACAACCATTGATCCTGAGGAAGACCTGAACAAACTAGATGACAAGGAACTTGCCAAAAGGAAGAGCATCATGGATGAACTTtttgagaaaaatcagaagaagaaGGATGATCCAAATTTTGTTTATGACATTGAAGTTGATTTCCCACAGGATGAACAACTGCAGTCCTGTGGCTGGGACACAGAGTCAGCTGACGAATTCTGa
- the CEP19 gene encoding centrosomal protein of 19 kDa isoform X2: protein MMCTAKKCGVRFQPPAIILIYENEMKGKNRQRIMPVRNFSKFSDCGRAAEQLKNNPRHKGYLEQVSLRQLEKLFSFLRGYLLGQSLAETMEQIQRETTIDPEEDLNKLDDKELAKRKSIMDELFEKNQKKKDDPNFVYDIEVDFPQDEQLQSCGWDTESADEF, encoded by the exons ATGATGTGCACTGCCAAGAAATGTGGAGTTAGGTTCCAGCCTCCGGCTATTATCTTAATCTATGAGaatgaaatgaaggggaaaaatcGCCAGCGCATCATGCCAGTCCGAAACTTTTCAAAGTTTTCAG ATTGTGGCAGAGCTGCTGAACAACTAAAGAATAATCCGCGACACAAGGGCTACCTGGAACAAGTATCCCTGAGGCAGCTAGAGAAGTTATTCAGTTTTTTACGAGGTTACTTGTTGGGGCAGAGTTTGGCAGAAACAATGGAACAAATTCAGCGGGAAACAACCATTGATCCTGAGGAAGACCTGAACAAACTAGATGACAAGGAACTTGCCAAAAGGAAGAGCATCATGGATGAACTTtttgagaaaaatcagaagaagaaGGATGATCCAAATTTTGTTTATGACATTGAAGTTGATTTCCCACAGGATGAACAACTGCAGTCCTGTGGCTGGGACACAGAGTCAGCTGACGAATTCTGa